Genomic DNA from Desulfuromonas versatilis:
TCCATGTGGCGATGATGCCGGGGCTGCCCGAGCCGGGGACTCCCATCGCCGTTGGGGATCATTGCTACGCCTGCACCGCCGGTTCGGGCTTCACCTGAGGGGGCTCCATCGCGACCTAGTTCAGGTCGAAAATTAAAACCATGGCCGCTTCGAAATTCGGGAGCGGCCTTTTTGTTTTTAGAAAACCCCGGGCCTGCTGGACATTCGTTCGCCCAGGCGTAAACTCTCTATAAGACTATTGATTTCCTGCGGTTCGCTCGAAAAGCGCGGGTGCCGCAGGGGTGCAAGGAGGAGAGATGAAACATCTGATGCTGGTCCTTTTGGGAATCGGCCTGGTCATGGCGGTTGCCGGCGCAAGCCGGGCGGCGGAGCAGGCCGAAGTCGTTTACCAACTGGGAGGCCTCAAAGTCCTGGGGGATGCCCCCCATTACCTCGATCTGGGAGCGGGGGGGTACGGTGCTTTCCATGGCGGCAACGAAAGCGCTGCGGGCACCCTTCAGCTGCGCTTCGGCAATAAGTTGTCCTTTATCGGCCCGGCCCTGGGGGTGATGGCCAACGTGGATGGCGGGGCCATGGCCTATGCCGCGCTCTATGCGGAGCTGGCCGTGGGCAGGTTGGTGTTCACCCCGCTGATCGGGTTCGGTGCCTACGAGGCGGGGGACAGCAAGGATCTGGGCGGGGTATTGCAGTTTAGTGACGAAATCGGCGTAGCCTACCAGTTTGCCAACCGGTCGCGCCTGGGTTTGCGTTTCGTACATATCTCCAATGCCGAGATTCACGACAAGAACCCAGGGGTGGACAGCCTGTACCTGACCTTCGCCATCCCCTTCTGAGGGGGAAGGTTCGCTGCGGTTTACCTGGTGTTCAGACCTCCCAAGTCAGCGGGGGAGGGAGGGAAAAAGCCTCCCTCCCCCGTTTTGCCGAGGGGATTCTTGACGAAACCCCTGGATTCCGTTTAGATTAGGACCTCGCACTGGCTAGACCACTGACCCGCCCGGGAGGATCACCGTGAAAAAGTTCGCCGCCGCCCTTGCCATTATCGCCATGACCGCCCTGCCGGCCCTGGCCAAAGGCTACACCATATCCTTCAACCAGATCGTCGAGCACCCGGCGCTCGACGCCCTGCGCAAAGGGGTGCAGGACGAGCTGGCCGCCCAGGGGTTCGAGGTCAGCTATAACATCCACGTAGCCCAGGGGAACATCTCCACCGCCAACCTCATCGCCCGGCAGATTCTCGGCGAGAACCCCGACCTGGTGGTGAGCATCGCCACCCCGACCAGCCAGGCCTGCGCCCAGGTGATTAAGAAGATCCCCATCGTCTTCGCCGCGGTCAGCGATCCGGTGGGCGCCGGGCTGGTGCCGAGCCTGGAGAAGCCCGGCGGCAACATCACCGGCACCACCGACATGAGCCCGGTGGACCGGCAGGTCGATCTGATCCGCGAGTTCCTCCCCGGGCTCAAGCGCCTGGGGGTGATCTACAACTCGGGCGAGGCCAACTCGGTGAGCATCGTCAAGGCCCTCAAGCAGGTCTGCGACCAGTTGGGCATCACCCTCGAGGAGGCGACCATCGCCAACTCAGCCGGGGTCTACCAGGCGGCCAAGAGCCTGGTCGGCCGCAGCGATGCGGTCTACATCCCCACCGACAACACGGTGGTCTCGGCCTTCGAGGCGATCACCAAGGTCGGCTACGAGAGCAAGTTGCCGATCTTCGCCGCCGACGTCGACTCGGTGGGACGCGGCGCCATCGCCGCCCTGGCCGTCGACTACTACCAGATGGGCCGGCAGACCGGCGAGATGGCCGCCCGGGTGCTCAAGGGCGCTGACACCGCCGGCATGCCGGTGGAGACTCTCAGGGAGTTCCAGATCCACCTCAACCCCGCCTCGGCGAAGAAGATGGGGGTGGAGATTGCCGAGGCGATGTTGAAGAGGGCCGACAAGATCGTCGAATAACCTGCGGAGAACAAAAAGACCTTCTCACCACGAAGGACACGAAGTACACGAAGTAAAGCCTTTTGGGGCCCTTCTTCGTGCCCTTCGTGTCCTTCGTGGTTAATTTTTTTCAGAGACCTTTAGAAATATGACCTGGTACGCGTTTCTCGGCGCCCTGGAACAGGGGTGCGCCTATGGGCTGATGGTGCTGGGGGTGTATCTCACCTTCCGCATCCTCGACTTTCCCGACCTCACCGTCGACGGCAGCCTGCCGCTGGGGGCGGCGGTCTCGGCGGTGGCCATCACCGCGGGGATCGATCCTTTCGTTTCCCTGGCCATCGCCATGGCGGCGGGCTTCCTCGCCGGGATGGTGACGGGGGTGCTCAACACCAAGTTCCGCATCCTGCACCTGCTCGCCTCGATCCTGACCATGATCGCCCTCTACTCCATCAACATCCGGGTCATGGGGCGGCCCAACATGACCCTGCTCGGCAAGGGGACGATCCTCGATCCCCTCTACGGCGCCGGGCTCTCCCCCTCGGTGGCGGCGCCGCTCTTGTTCGGCGGCATCTGCCTGCTGGCGGCCGGTTTTCTCATGTGGTTTCTGCACACCGAGTTCGGCCTGGCGATGCTCGCCACCGGCGACAACAAGCAGATGATCACCAGCCAGGGGGTCAACACCCACAACGTTATCATCATCGGCGTCGGGCTCTCCAACGCCCTGGTCGCCCTGAGCGGCGCCATGCTCTGCCAGAGTCAGGGGGCGGCGGACGTGAACATGGGGGTGGGGACCATCGTCGCCGGGCTCGCCTCAGTGATCGTCGGCGAGACCCTGATCGGCGACCGCTCCATCAACCGGGCGATCATCGCCGCCCTGCTCGGCTCGATCATCTACCGGCTGGCCATCGCCCTGGCCCTGGGGCTGAAGCTCGGCCGCTTCAGCTTCACTCCCAGCGATCTCAACCTGATCACCGCACTGCTGGTGGTGACGGCCCTGACCGCGCCCAAGGTGCGCCGGAGGCTGAGATTCCGATGATCGAACTGCAGGGAATAATAAAGTATTTCCACCGCGGCAGCATCAACGAGGTGTTGGCCCTTAGCGGCGTCGACCTGCGGGTACGCCGCGGCGACTTCATCACCGTGATCGGCTCCAACGGCGCCGGCAAGTCGACCCTGCTCAACTGCCTGGCCGGCTCCTATCCCCTGGAGGGGGGGCGCATCCTGCTCGACGAGCAGGACGTCACCGCATGGTCCGAGCACCGCCGGGCCCGCTTCATCAGCCGGGTTTTCCAGGATCCGCTGCTCGGCACCTGCGGGACGCTTTCCATCGAGCAGAACCTGGCCTTGGCCCTGCGCCGCGGCAGGCCCCACCTGCTCGGCCTGGGGGTCAAGGGGCACGACCGCGAACTGTTCCGCGAGCAGCTGAAACAGCTCGGCCTGGGGCTGGAGGCGCGCCTCAGGGACAAGGTCGGTCTGCTCTCCGGCGGTCAGCGCCAGGCCCTGACCATGCTCATGGCGACCCTGGTGCGCCCCGAGATCCTGCTGCTCGACGAACACACCGCCGCCCTCGACCCCAAAACCGCCCAGCAGATTCTCGAACTCACCGAGCGCCTGGTGCGCGAGCAGCAGCTGACCGCGCTGATGGTCACCCACAACATGAAGCAGGCCCTGCAGCTCGGCAACCGGCTGATCATGATGCACCAGGGCAAGGTGATTCTCGATGTGTCTGGAGAGGAGAAGCGGCAGATGAAGGTCGAAGACCTGCTCGAGCGCTTCTACACGGTGCGCGGCGAGGAGTTCAGTCAGGATCGGATGCTGCTGGTTTAACTAATGCGGCTAAAAAAAAGCGCTCCGGTCGGGGCGCTTTTTCTTTGCCGGGGAGGATCACAGGATGGGAATTATGAACTTCATTGGTTTCATAATTCCCATTATTCTCATGGCTCTCAGGGTTTTTGACCTTTCCGCATCTGTAGCCTGGCGCGGGTCATGCGCTCGAGCAGGCCGCCATCGGCGAGAAAGGCCTTTTCCATGGCTTTGAGCTGCTGGTCGAGCAGGTAGTTGGTCTGGTGAATCAGGCAGATGGCGATGTTGGCCACCACCTCGGCGGGGCGGGTCTCGGTGAACTGCCGAAATGTTTCGAAAGAAATGGCCGAGGTGGCGCCGAGTTTGCGCACATAGAGCGCTTCGCGGCTCTGCTTGTCCCAGATCGGCAGGTCGCGCACCCGCAGGTAGTCGCGGTAATCCTCCAGCAACTCCTCCAGGCTGGCCCGCGCCACGTTGGTCAGCTTGATCTCCATCTCTTTCGAGGTGGTCGCCGCCTTGCTCCCCTCGACGATATTCTGCTTGCCCGAGCGGGCCGCCTGCACCATCTGGTCGATGGTGCGGTCACCCCTGCGGAGAAAGCGCCGGCAGAAGCGGAAAGTGATCTGGTAGATTATCTCGGACTTCTGGTAGGAGAGCAGGGTCTGGTAGTCGCCCCGCGGGGGGAGGATGGCCGGTTGCGGTATTTCGGAGCTATGGGAATTATGGGAGTCATGGGAATTATGAAAGGCCTTTCTCCCATAACTCCCATTCTTCTCATGATTCCCATCATCCCGGTCACTCATCGCAGCCCTTTCAGTGCCCCTCGCTGTACCCCAGCACCACCAGCAAACAGCTGCCGTCGGCGATGACATTGAGCCCGGCTTTTTCGGCGGCTGCCACGGCAGCGGGGCTCTCCGCCCCCGGCTGCATCCAGATGTTCTCGATCCCCTTGGCGATGGCCTCGGCCACCACCTGCTCGGTGATCCTGGGCGGGGTGATGATCGAGAGGCTCTTCACCTCCGCGGGCAGATCCTTCACGCTGGCCACGCAGGCCACCCCTTCCACTTCCGCTTCCCTGGGATTGACCGGGATCGCCTTCTTTCCTTTCTGCAGGTAGCAGCGCAGCACCTTGTTGCCGTACTTGTGGCGGTCCGTCGAGGCCCCGGCGACGCCGAAGGCGGGGGATTTGAGGAATTCTTCGATTTTCAGCACGGTGGACATGGCGTTCAGCTCCTTGGGCGAGGGTTGCTAGGGGACCAGGGTTCTGATCAGGTCGAACAACGGCGCAGGATAGAGCCCGAGCAACAGGGTGGCGGCCAGGCAAACGGCGAGCACCGCATGTTCTGACGCGTGCCCCTGGTGCAGGCAGGCACTGCGCTCCTTGGCCATGAACATGACGATGGTCGGCCGCAGGTAGTAGTAGAGCGAGACCAGCGAGGCGAGCACCCCGAGCAGGGTCAGGCCGAGAAAACCCGAGCGCAGCGCGGCGTGAAAGATGCCGAACTTGGCCAGGAAACCGGCCGCCGGCGGAATCCCGGCCAGCGAGAGCAGGAACAGGGCCAGGGCCGCGCCGCGGATGGGGTGGTGGTAGCCGAGGCCGCGAAGGTCACGGTAGTTTTGGGGCTCTTCGCCCTGCAGGGCGAAGGAGGTGAGGATGCCGAAGGCGCCGAGATTGGCCGCTCCATAGACCACCAGGTAGAAGACGACCGCGCTGCGCCCGGCCTCGCCGCCGGCGAGCAGGCCGGTGAGCAGGTAGCCCATGTGCGCCACCGAGGAGTAGGCGAGCATCCGCTTGATGTTGTCCTGACGCAGGGCGCACAGCGAGCCGATCAGCATGGAGGCGGCCGCCAGCAGCCAGAGGATCGGCACCAGCGCATCCTCGCCGGCCGGCAGACCGAGCATCAGGGTGATCAGGGCGGCGAACACCGCCCCCTTGGAGCCGGTGGAGAGGATGGCGGTCACCGGGGCCGGCGCCCCCTGGTAGACGTCGGGGGTCCAGAGGTGGAAGGGGACCAGGGAGACCTTGAAGCCGATGGCCACCAGCAGCATGGCCCAGCCGAGCAGCCCCAGCGGGCGCATGCCGGCCTGGGCGTCGCCGAGCTGCAGCAGCGCCTCGGGCAGGTGCAGCGAACCGGTGGCGGCGTAGACCAGGGCGATGCCGAAACCGAGAAAGCCCGTCGCCACGATCCCCATCACCAGGTACTTGAGCCCGGCCTCGGCGCCGAGGGTCGACTGCTTGTCGATGGCGATGAGGATGTAGAGCACCAGGGTAAAGGACTCCAGACCGAGCAGCACCCCGACCAGGGAGGTGGCCGAGGAGAGCAGCGCCATGCCGGCCGCGGCGAACAGCACCAGGCAGGTGTACTCGCCTCCGGGGAAGCGCCGGTCTTCGGCGTAGCGGTTGGAGATCATCAGGGTCATGGCCGCCAGCAGCGACCAGAGGATGGTGAAGAAACGGGCGTAGGGACCGGCGCCGAACATGTGGGCCACCTCGGCCACCGGCGGACGCAGTGCCCCGGCGGCCAGCGCCGCGACCAGGGCGACGGCCACCCCGGAGTAGAGCAGGGGGCGGCGGGCCGGAAACCAGGCTCCGACCATCAGGATCGCGGTGGCGCCGAGGGCCAGAATCAGCACCGGTAGCAGGGCGAGCAGTTCCGGAAAACTCATGGAGCGCCTCCCGCCGCGGCCAGCAGCCGGGTCCCCTCGAGCAGAGTCTGCACCGGCAAGTGAAGGGGTTCGATGAAGGTCCCCGGCTGGACGCCGAGCCAGAGGGTGAAAAAGGCCAGGGCGGCGAGGGTGAGCCCCTCGCGCCAGGTCAGGTCGACCCAGGGACGGCCCGGCGGGCGCTTGCCCCAGAGCACCCCCTGGACCATGCGCAGCATGTAGGCGGCGGCGAAGACCACCCCGAGCACCGCCAGGGCCCCCCACAGGGGCCGGGTCTGGAAGGTGCCGGCGAAGACCAGGATTTCGCCGCTGAAGTTGGCCAGCCCCGGCAGGCCCAGGGAGGCCAGGGAGAAGTACAGGAAGAACCAGCTGAAGATCGGCGCCTCCTTCCACAGCCCGCCCAGCTTGGCCAGTTCGCGGGTGCCGGTGCGCCGGCGCAGCATGGAGACCAGGGCGAACAGGGCGCCGGTGGTCAGGCCGTGGCAGGCCATCAGCAGGATCGCCCCCTCCAGGGCCAGGCGGCTGCCGGCGGCCAGGCCGAGCAGGATCACCCCGAGGTGGGAGATGGACGAGTAGGCGATCAGCCGCTTGACATCCTCCTGCAGGTAGGCGCACCAGGCGGCGTAGAACAGCCCCACCAGGGCCAGCACCGCCAGGGCCGGCAGGCTCGCCGCGGCGCTGGCGGGAAACAGCGGGAAGGCGAAACGCAGGATGCCGAACACCCCGGTCTTGAGCAGCAGCCCGGCCAGGTCGAGGGAGCCGGCCCCGGGAGCCACCGTGTGGGCGTCGGGGAGCCAGGTGTGCAGCGGCACCACCGGTACCTTGACCAGAAAGCCGATCATGAAGCCGGCGTAAAGCCAGGGCTCAAGGGCGCCGCAGTTGGTGGCCTTAAGCGCCTCGAGGGCGAAGGTGTAGTCGCCGGTCTGGCGGCCGTGCAGCAGGTAGAGGCCGATGATCGCCACCAGCATCAGCAGGCTGCCGGCCAGGGTGAAGAGGAAGAACTTGACCGCGGCGTAGACCCGGCGACCGTGCCCCCAGACCCCGATGAGGAAGAACATGGGGATGAGCATCATCTCCCAGAACAGGTAGAAGAGCAGCAAGTCGGTGGCGAGAAAGACCCCGAGCAGGCCGGCTTCGAGCAGCAGCAGCAGCGAGAAAAGCAGGGCCGGGTGCTTTTTCTGGTGCCAGGAGATCAGCACGGCGATCACCTGCAGAAAGGCGGTCAGCAGCACCATGAGCAGGGAGATGCCGTCCATGGCCAGGGTGAAGCGGGCCCCCAGCCAGGGGATCCAGCGGTAGTCCTCGACCAGGTACCAACCGTCCGGGCCGGGGCTTTGCAGAAAGCACCAGACCGACACCACCAGCACCGCCAGGGTGGTGGCCAGGGAGGCCCAGCGGCACTCGTCGGCGTTGCGCCGGAACAGCAGGCAGAACCCCGTGCCGAGCAGCGGCAGGCCGAGTAGCAGGCTGAGTACCGGAAAGGTTGTCGCGTCACCCATGGTCATCTACGCCGTATCCATCAGAGATGGTTATCATTCTCGCGTCCAAATCATTTCATTCAGTGGCGCGCCAGCACCAGCAAAAACCAGCCGAGCAGCACCAGCAGGCCCCAGACGAAACCGATCAGATACGTGGAAAGGCGGCCGTCGGTCAGCTTGCGCAGCAGATCCCCCTGGCGCTGGCTGAAGCTGGCAAATCCGCCCAGAATCCCTTCGATCATGGTCACATCGAGCCCCTGCCAGCAGAACCGGCCGATGGCCTTGAACGGGCGCAGCAGGCTGCGCTCGACCAGGGCGTCGGCCTGCCAGCCGGCGAGCAGAAAGCCCTTGACCCGGTTCGGTTGGTCACCGGGGAAGGCCCGGTAACGTCCCCAGGCCGCCAGGGCGCCGAGGGCGAAGAGGCCTCCTGCCACCGTCGCCAGGGCGAACTCGGTGGCGTGATCAACCACCAGGGGCAGCCCGGCCAGGCCGCCCAGGTAGTGGTGCAGGGCCTCGCCGCCGCCGTAGGCCGGCGGCAGGTTGAGCAGGCCGCCGCCGAGGCCGAGCAGGGCCAGCGGCGGCAGGGTCCAGAGCATCAGCCCCGGCAGGGTGTGCTTGTGCAGCTTGCGGCGGGGCTGGCCGGCAAACACCAGGTACAGCAGCCGGAAGGTGTAGAGGCTGGTGAGAAAGGCGCTGACCAGCCCGAGCAGCCAGGCAATGCGCAGCCAGCCGGGCCCCTGGCTGAAGGCGGCCAGCAGGATGCCGTCCTTGGAGAAGAAGCCCCCCGAGAAGGGGAGCCCGGCCAGGCAGAGCCCGCCGGCCAGGAACATCCAGAAGACGAAGGGGGAGCGGGCCTTGACCCCGCCCATCCTGAAGATGTCGTTCTCCTCGTCGCAGAGGTGGATCACGCAGCCGGCCCCCATGAACAGCAGGGCCTTGAAGAAGGCGTGGGTGAACAGGTGGAACATGGCGCCGCTGACCGCCCCGGCGCCGAC
This window encodes:
- a CDS encoding complex I subunit 4 family protein — translated: MTMGDATTFPVLSLLLGLPLLGTGFCLLFRRNADECRWASLATTLAVLVVSVWCFLQSPGPDGWYLVEDYRWIPWLGARFTLAMDGISLLMVLLTAFLQVIAVLISWHQKKHPALLFSLLLLLEAGLLGVFLATDLLLFYLFWEMMLIPMFFLIGVWGHGRRVYAAVKFFLFTLAGSLLMLVAIIGLYLLHGRQTGDYTFALEALKATNCGALEPWLYAGFMIGFLVKVPVVPLHTWLPDAHTVAPGAGSLDLAGLLLKTGVFGILRFAFPLFPASAAASLPALAVLALVGLFYAAWCAYLQEDVKRLIAYSSISHLGVILLGLAAGSRLALEGAILLMACHGLTTGALFALVSMLRRRTGTRELAKLGGLWKEAPIFSWFFLYFSLASLGLPGLANFSGEILVFAGTFQTRPLWGALAVLGVVFAAAYMLRMVQGVLWGKRPPGRPWVDLTWREGLTLAALAFFTLWLGVQPGTFIEPLHLPVQTLLEGTRLLAAAGGAP
- a CDS encoding acyloxyacyl hydrolase — its product is MKHLMLVLLGIGLVMAVAGASRAAEQAEVVYQLGGLKVLGDAPHYLDLGAGGYGAFHGGNESAAGTLQLRFGNKLSFIGPALGVMANVDGGAMAYAALYAELAVGRLVFTPLIGFGAYEAGDSKDLGGVLQFSDEIGVAYQFANRSRLGLRFVHISNAEIHDKNPGVDSLYLTFAIPF
- a CDS encoding ABC transporter ATP-binding protein; this encodes MIELQGIIKYFHRGSINEVLALSGVDLRVRRGDFITVIGSNGAGKSTLLNCLAGSYPLEGGRILLDEQDVTAWSEHRRARFISRVFQDPLLGTCGTLSIEQNLALALRRGRPHLLGLGVKGHDRELFREQLKQLGLGLEARLRDKVGLLSGGQRQALTMLMATLVRPEILLLDEHTAALDPKTAQQILELTERLVREQQLTALMVTHNMKQALQLGNRLIMMHQGKVILDVSGEEKRQMKVEDLLERFYTVRGEEFSQDRMLLV
- a CDS encoding ABC transporter permease — protein: MTWYAFLGALEQGCAYGLMVLGVYLTFRILDFPDLTVDGSLPLGAAVSAVAITAGIDPFVSLAIAMAAGFLAGMVTGVLNTKFRILHLLASILTMIALYSINIRVMGRPNMTLLGKGTILDPLYGAGLSPSVAAPLLFGGICLLAAGFLMWFLHTEFGLAMLATGDNKQMITSQGVNTHNVIIIGVGLSNALVALSGAMLCQSQGAADVNMGVGTIVAGLASVIVGETLIGDRSINRAIIAALLGSIIYRLAIALALGLKLGRFSFTPSDLNLITALLVVTALTAPKVRRRLRFR
- a CDS encoding NADH-quinone oxidoreductase subunit N, encoding MSFPELLALLPVLILALGATAILMVGAWFPARRPLLYSGVAVALVAALAAGALRPPVAEVAHMFGAGPYARFFTILWSLLAAMTLMISNRYAEDRRFPGGEYTCLVLFAAAGMALLSSATSLVGVLLGLESFTLVLYILIAIDKQSTLGAEAGLKYLVMGIVATGFLGFGIALVYAATGSLHLPEALLQLGDAQAGMRPLGLLGWAMLLVAIGFKVSLVPFHLWTPDVYQGAPAPVTAILSTGSKGAVFAALITLMLGLPAGEDALVPILWLLAAASMLIGSLCALRQDNIKRMLAYSSVAHMGYLLTGLLAGGEAGRSAVVFYLVVYGAANLGAFGILTSFALQGEEPQNYRDLRGLGYHHPIRGAALALFLLSLAGIPPAAGFLAKFGIFHAALRSGFLGLTLLGVLASLVSLYYYLRPTIVMFMAKERSACLHQGHASEHAVLAVCLAATLLLGLYPAPLFDLIRTLVP
- a CDS encoding CoA-binding protein encodes the protein MSTVLKIEEFLKSPAFGVAGASTDRHKYGNKVLRCYLQKGKKAIPVNPREAEVEGVACVASVKDLPAEVKSLSIITPPRITEQVVAEAIAKGIENIWMQPGAESPAAVAAAEKAGLNVIADGSCLLVVLGYSEGH
- a CDS encoding four helix bundle suffix domain-containing protein; protein product: MSDRDDGNHEKNGSYGRKAFHNSHDSHNSHSSEIPQPAILPPRGDYQTLLSYQKSEIIYQITFRFCRRFLRRGDRTIDQMVQAARSGKQNIVEGSKAATTSKEMEIKLTNVARASLEELLEDYRDYLRVRDLPIWDKQSREALYVRKLGATSAISFETFRQFTETRPAEVVANIAICLIHQTNYLLDQQLKAMEKAFLADGGLLERMTRARLQMRKGQKP
- a CDS encoding ABC transporter substrate-binding protein — protein: MKKFAAALAIIAMTALPALAKGYTISFNQIVEHPALDALRKGVQDELAAQGFEVSYNIHVAQGNISTANLIARQILGENPDLVVSIATPTSQACAQVIKKIPIVFAAVSDPVGAGLVPSLEKPGGNITGTTDMSPVDRQVDLIREFLPGLKRLGVIYNSGEANSVSIVKALKQVCDQLGITLEEATIANSAGVYQAAKSLVGRSDAVYIPTDNTVVSAFEAITKVGYESKLPIFAADVDSVGRGAIAALAVDYYQMGRQTGEMAARVLKGADTAGMPVETLREFQIHLNPASAKKMGVEIAEAMLKRADKIVE